The Bacteroidota bacterium genomic sequence CGAATCTTCAAAAACAAGTATTTCGGTTGGATCAATGCCCATTTGCCTTGCTGCCGTGAGGAATACAGCCGGATGCGGTTTGCCGTAAGTTTCCACTTCGGCCGAGCAAACCACCTGAAAGTAATCATAGATGCTGTAAAACTGCATCAGTCCGCGTATCAGCCGCAGCGGCGAGGAAGAGGCCAGAGCCACGGGTATTTTCTTTTCCCTGAGCCGCACCAGCAATTCGCGCACGCCCGGCATGAGTTGGGCATTTGTGGTCACAAGCCGCTGCACTTCATCCACAATAGCCACTTTCACCGCATCGTCGCTCATGCCCCGCCACGGATGTTTTACACGCCAGCGGGCAATTACTTCTTCAATCCGGTTGCCCATCATCTCCTCAAAATCTGCTGCTTCCGGTGCCCGGCTCAACCTGCCGAATACATTGGTTTCCGCTTCGCGCCACCACGGTTCAGAAT encodes the following:
- the hxpB gene encoding hexitol phosphatase HxpB, encoding MISGVIFDMDGLLVDSEPWWREAETNVFGRLSRAPEAADFEEMMGNRIEEVIARWRVKHPWRGMSDDAVKVAIVDEVQRLVTTNAQLMPGVRELLVRLREKKIPVALASSSPLRLIRGLMQFYSIYDYFQVVCSAEVETYGKPHPAVFLTAARQMGIDPTEILVFEDSFNGVIAAKAARMKCVAVPAPEHAAQSRFAAADLVLPSLTSFDEQVWQQLNR